The genomic window CTCTCCGGTCCACCGGACCTGGAGGAGATCGTGGACTCCTGGGACCGGCTCAAACAGGAGCACGATCTCGGTCTCGCGCCGCTGAGCTCGCTGCAGGAGGACCAGCTTCTCTTCGTGCCCTCAACCCAGATGAGGGACCCAGCTCCGCCGCCGAGGAAGGGGAGTTACCGGGTGGTTATATCGAGCGCCAAGAAGGAATCAGCGGTCCCGGTGCTACCGACGCACGGGGATATGGGGAGACCGGTGCGGCTGAAGCTGGAGGGGCTAGAGAGGGACATGGAGAAGTCTGCTCTGCAGACATACGGCTTCAACGAAGTGGTGAGCGAACGGATCTCACTGCACCGCAGATTGCCCGAGGCTCGCCATCCTTCGTAAGTGCCCTGCATGTGCCCAAGGAGCGCACCACGCCAAAAGGGCTCTTCAGCAATGTATCCAAAATAACTAGATACAGTCGAAAAGAGCTATCAATGACAAATATGTAGTCTATCTTCAAGATCTCACTAACTACGAAATATGGTATATTGTTTAGTAAAGCTAATGGGTTCGTGCGTAATTACTCGTGCGTCTATCCTCCTGTCAATCAATGGGAATGCTTTGACAGGTGCCTCGTTGAGCGTTACAGTGAGTCGCTGCCGTCCGCGAGCGTGGTGATATGTTTCCATGACGAGGCTTGGTCCACGCTCCTCCGCACCGTGCACAGCGTGCTCGACACTGCGCCAAAGGAGCACCTGCGCGAGGTCCTGCTCGTAGACGACCTCAGTCAGCATGGTGCGTGAAGAAGACAGTGCTCAAACAATAGGCACGAGGTGTATCTAATTAGTCTAAAGTACCACTACAACATAACTGCATATCAGACGAAACTTGTTCACTCTACTCCCACCATATTAAACTATTTTATAGTGGCAGATTCTGAATAGACCCCTAGCCCCCAAGTGCCCCAAACCCTTTGCACTTGTCTGAAAGGATAAGTCTTAGCAATATGACCAAACGTCCACCTATTCCACCTATAATCTGAGTGGCGCTATGCCCATGTTATTACTGTACACATCCATCCCTGGGGTTAATTTGGAATTGGGCATTTGTGTCTGACCCTGCCTCCCCTATCTGTAGGTCACCTGACCCTGACCCAGCCTCCCTTATCTGTAGGTCACCTGAAGAGTGTGCTGAGTGAGTATGTGTCGCGACTGGAAGGGGTGCGTCTGGTCCGCAGCACGTGGCGTCTGGGCGTGGCAGGGTGTCGCTCTCTGGGTGCAGCCAGAGCTGTGGGGGAGGCACTGGTCTTCATGGACTCACACTGCGAGTGCCACAGGGGCTGGCTGGAACCGCTATTGGAGAGAGTGGCACAGGACAGGTACACAAaccaggctacacacacacatacacacaatggcACAAtgtatgtctgtgtttgtgtgaatcTGTCTCTGTGTATTATATCCAATCCTTAATTGCCTCCGGACCATGGTAGCTTGCTTGCTGAGCTGTGTCCAGCAGGGTAGCAGCCATTTAGACTAGTTGATTAAACAGAGTCCTTATCTTGCCGCCTGGCGCtactccagctctctctctctctctctctctctctctctctctctctctctcaattaatttcaatttcaatttttagggctttattggcatgggaaactgtatgttaacattgccaaagcaagtgacgtagatagtaaacaaaagtgaaataaacaataaatattaacagtaaacattacactcagaagttccaaaagaataaagacatttcaaatgtcatattatgtatatatacagtgttgtaataatgtgcaaatagttaaagtacaaatgggaaaataaattaacataaatatgggttgtatttacaatggtgtttgttcttcactggttgcccttttcttgtggcaacaggtcacaaatcttgctgatgtgatggcacactgtggtttctcacccagtagataagggagtttatcaaaattggatttgtttttgaattctttgtggatctctgtaatctgagggaaatatgtctctctaatatggtcatacatttggcaggaggttaggaagtgcagctcagtttccacctcattttgtgggcagtgtgcacatagcctgtcttctcttgagagccaggtctgcctacggcagcctttctcaatagcaaggctatgctcactgagtctgtacatagtcaaagctttccttaagtttgggtcggtcacagtggtcaggtattctgccactgtgtactctctgtttagggccaaatagcattctagtttgctgtgtttttttgttaattcttaccaatgtgtcaagtaattctctttttgttttctcatgatttggttgggtctctctctctctctctctctctctctctctcaatcaaacCCCTTAATTcccttcctgactccctgctctACTTCCATGGTGTTTTTAGAAATGATAGGTTAttgaagaaaaataaaaaaatcgatCAATCTGTCTGCAGATTTACATCCATCTAATAACATTTTAGGTTTTTGTTTTAATCTTCATTGCGAGAAAATGTATCTGATCTAGTTATAGGAGTTATATGAGTTTCCTCTGTGCCCAGTGTCGATCTCCTCCCATCCCCAGGACCAGAGTGGTGTCCCCCATCATAGACGTGATAGACTGGCAGACGTTCGGGTACAACGCCGCCCAGTGGCCACACAGGGGAGTGTTTGACTGGAGACTGGACTTCAACTGGGAAACCCTGTCCCAACAGGAAAAGCAGAAAAACGAGGATTCACCAGTGGAGCCTGTCCAGTAAATATAGTCTGACCTCTGGAATACTACAGTGAAGTACATAGATTACAGACATGTCCAGCTCAAAATCGACCCCTAGTAGTATCTATCCCTGACTACTCTTTTGATATTTCCTCTCCTTTCATTGTCCTATAGGAGTCCGGCGTTGGTGGGCGGGGTCTTAGCGATTGACAGACACTTCTTCCAGAGCGTGGGAGGTTATGACCCGGGCATGCTGTTCTGGGGGGCGGAGCATATGGAGTTGTCGATCAGGGTAAAGAAGGGAGGTTATGACGATTGAGTTGTAATAAGAACTGGAGATTTCGTCCTCAATGTCCGACCGTTGTTTTCAACGTAATCTACTAACGTTTGCATTCGCCGATACACGGACCGGCTATATCCGGGTTGCATATGGCCCAACTTCACATGCGCACTAGCACTCAGTGCGCATGGAGCAGCTCCAGCAGTGAAGACGTCATCACGTCATCCAAAAACATGCCAGACATTGGATGAATATAGAATGTTAAATATCTTGGGATGtgagtgatgggggaaaaaatagtcctcagtgacaattatttgaataattcaatggatgttttgtgcacaaTGATGATGACTAAGGGCTCTGAAGCGTTACAGGTTCCGCAATAGAAATGTAAGGTAATTTTGCCGATTGagacgacatatgcagcgtttaccgtgaatacaATCTCCGCTAAAGCGGgatcattgcctttaaattttaatccggctgtaaagctgaacttccgcAATGCGGATTGAATAGTGCCCTAAAGTGTATGGAGCTGTCCATCAGGGTAAAGCGGGGAGGTTATATATGGAATGCTAAAGGCTGATTGGTGACGGAATGTCTCACTAGGAGGATTATGTAGCATGTTACATATGGCCCTGGTCATTAGAAGTGCACtagcgaatagggtgccgttAAGCAATTTTTATGTACATCATGGAATGTTCgaatgtttcattgaaatgttggTTTAGAATGATGAGCAAAAATAGGAATAGGATCGCAGTGTACTGTTGGTTGATAATGTATATGCAGACAGGTGTCAGTGAATGGGAAAGCTTTTGTGACCCTAGCAATTTAAGATTTCCACATACATCTTCATTTGAAGGACATTTTGACACTGTAGCAAAAGTCATGGAGTCTGAGTGGAGACAcacctgtctgtgtctgtagaGCTTAGATATGCTGATGATACTGAAAGGCTTCTGTGGATTGGGCTGCTCATCTGGGTGAAGTCATATTCCAACAAAGAAAAGGTGATGGCATCtccctgtctttgtctgtctgtttgtcccgGTCCAGGTGTGGTTGTGTGGGGGCTCCATGGAGGTGGTCCCCTGCTCCAGAGTGGCTCACCTGGGGCGCCATCACCAGCCCTATCCCCTCCCTGACCAGGACGTCCTCCAGAGGAACAAGATCCGCATCGCTGACACCTGGCTGGACGCCTTCAGGAAGATCTACTATAAGAGAGATACGCTGGCTCACTTCATCAGGCAGGTagggtgtgtgtatgcatgcatttatatctataggcgtgtgtgtgtgtgtgtgtgtgtactgagtgtacaaaacattaggaacaccttcctaatattgagttgcaccaccttttgctctcagaacagccttaattcatcagggcatggactacagggatgcttcccacagttgtgtcaagttggctggatgtcctttgggtggtggaccattcttgatacacactggaaactgttgagtgtgaaaaacccagcagcgttgcagttcttgacacaaacaggtgcacctggaacctactaccataccctgttcaaaggcacttaaatattctgtcttgcccattcaccctctgaatggcacacatacacaatacatgtctcaaggcttaaaaatccttctttaacctgtctcctccccttaatctgcactgattgaagtggatttaaccggtgacatcaataagggatcatagctttcacctggtcagtctgtcgtggaaagagcaggtgttcttaatgtgtgtaaaatcagtgtgtgtgtgtgcgcacatgtctgtatgtgtgtgagaaagagattgGCATTGATCtcaaatgaatgtgtgtgtgtcctgttccaTGTGTAGTCTGAGAGTCCTAACATTACAGAGCTGGTCAGACTGAAGAAGAGACTGGGCTGCCGAAACTTCCACTGGTTCCTGACTAACATCTACCCAGACCTCTATATACCCCAGGACAGACCTTCACTCTCAGGGGAGGTATGACTCACCCCCATACACACACTTGTATAGCCATTATATTTTTATCCTTATACATTGACTAATATATTGTGTTATTCTTGTGCTGTATGTTGAACATGAATGTATCATGTAACATATTGTGCCTGTATGTTTGAAGCTGTACAATGTTGGCACTGGCTATTGTGCGGATTACCCTGGAGGACGGGGTCCACAGGGCGGCACTATGGACATAGCACCCTGCAGTGGCAATGGATACCAGGTAACCATGACAACAACAATAACCACGGTGATGacaatggtgatgatgatgatattcgAGACAGTGAGAGCAGATCCTAAATTAAAAGATCATGATGCTCAGGTAGTGATGAAGACTAAAGTTTTACTCCCCTGTCTGTTCTTTCTTCAGCACTGTGAGCTGAACTCCATGGGAGAGGTGCGGTGGGGCCCAGCGGGGCGGCTGTGTTTCGACGCCCAAGGGGAGAGGGTGGTACTAACACCCTGCCCCGCCCATCAGCCGCCCCGCAGCAAACCACAGTGGAGGGTCATCAAGGTCAGTGAAGGGGCAAAGGTCATGCATGCAAACTTCtacaaaataaacaaacaaaaaagaatAATATAGCTGTATGAAATGTTACTTATTTAGGTGTTTGTAATTTGACACAGATACAATAATAATACAGACAATTAATAATTTATAGATTTGTTTCTTCAGCTGAGTGGCCAGGTGGTTCACCTGCAGACCCAGAGATGTCTGGAAGCTgtgaaggaggaggggggtgagcaGCAGAGGGCCACGGGAGGTCACCAGAGAGGGGCCAACGCTACCCAGAGGGGTCTGTTCCTGCGCCCCTGCGCCCATCAGCCCCGGCAACAGTGGCACTTCGAGCAGCTAGTTGTCCCTAAAGGGGCCTGAGACTGTCTTGAAGTACAGTTTACAGTACATTGCCTAAAGGCACATAATAAAAGTGCATGTTGTAAGGAGCCAGTTTCATAAGTGGGTCTCTATGGGCAAGAGGTTTAAGGCTAAATGCAATCATTCAATAGCAATGCTGATGTGgctatactgtatgtctgtataCTCTTTGCAATGGCTTGTCGAATCAGCATCTTGCCTGTATTTAGATTATTTTGTTTTAAGGACATATAATGCAAGTTCTATGGTGTGGACATAATTTAACCATAAATCACAGAGGGAATAAGCTGTATGATTTTGTATGATGCTGCACATAAAGGAATATTCTATATTATGAAATTGCCAGATTTTGTTGGCAAATAGTCTATAATGTAGGCTTAATGGTGACTGAATAATTTAGAATAATTTAGTAGTAGTGTAAACAATCAAGATTTTTCATCCTGAATAAAATATCTAACGGAAGTATCAATATTATGGTGTGTGGATGTTTCAATGTATAAACGTCTCCAAGCTCAGAAGTAACCTACACAATTTCGACAATTCAGATGGCAGACTGATCAATTCGCTGACTGATAGAACAGGCATCGTCACCTTTATtggcagttacagtggggagaacaagtatttgatacactgccgattttgcaggttttcctacttacaaagcatgtagaggtctgtaatttttatcataggtacacttcaactgtgagaaacagaatctaaaacaaaaatccagaaaatcacattgtatgatttttaagtaattaatttgcattttattgcatgacataagtatttgatacatcagaaaagcagaacttaatatttggtacagaaacctttgtttgcaattacagagatcatacgtttcctgtaggtcttgaccaggtttgcacacactgcagcagggattttggcccactcctccatacagaccttctccagatccttcaggtttcggggctgtcgctgggcaatacggactttcagctcccctccaaagattttctattgggttcaggtctggagactggctaggccactccaggaccttgagatgcttcttacggagccactccttagttgccctggctgtgtgtttcgggtcgttgtcatgctggaagacccagccacgacccatcttcaatgctcttactgagggaaggaggttgttgcccaagatctcgcgatacatggccccatccatcctcccctcaatacggtgcagtcgtcctgtcccctttgcagaaaagcatccccaaagaatgatgtttccacctccatgcttcacggttgggacggtgttcttggggttgtactcatccttcttcttcctccaaacacggtgagtggagtttagaccaaaaagctctatttttagctcatcagaccacatgaccttctcccattcctcctctggatcatccagatggtcattggcaaacttcagacggtcctggacatgcgctggcttgagcagggggaccttgcgtgcgctgcaggattttaatccatgacggcgtagtgtgttactaatggttttctttgagactgtggtcccagctctcttcaggtcattgaccaggtcctgccatgtagtt from Coregonus clupeaformis isolate EN_2021a chromosome 17, ASM2061545v1, whole genome shotgun sequence includes these protein-coding regions:
- the LOC121586700 gene encoding polypeptide N-acetylgalactosaminyltransferase 15 isoform X2; protein product: MRLGSRPRPCRRMMLCLWLLILALSVATLALMDLVFRDQTQTPPNSPRRPLQRLSGPPDLEEIVDSWDRLKQEHDLGLAPLSSLQEDQLLFVPSTQMRDPAPPPRKGSYRVVISSAKKESAVPVLPTHGDMGRPVRLKLEGLERDMEKSALQTYGFNEVVSERISLHRRLPEARHPSCLVERYSESLPSASVVICFHDEAWSTLLRTVHSVLDTAPKEHLREVLLVDDLSQHGHLKSVLSEYVSRLEGVRLVRSTWRLGVAGCRSLGAARAVGEALVFMDSHCECHRGWLEPLLERVAQDRTRVVSPIIDVIDWQTFGYNAAQWPHRGVFDWRLDFNWETLSQQEKQKNEDSPVEPVQSPALVGGVLAIDRHFFQSVGGYDPGMLFWGAEHMELSIRVWLCGGSMEVVPCSRVAHLGRHHQPYPLPDQDVLQRNKIRIADTWLDAFRKIYYKRDTLAHFIRQSESPNITELVRLKKRLGCRNFHWFLTNIYPDLYIPQDRPSLSGELYNVGTGYCADYPGGRGPQGGTMDIAPCSGNGYQHCELNSMGEVRWGPAGRLCFDAQGERVVLTPCPAHQPPRSKPQWRVIKLSGQVVHLQTQRCLEAVKEEGGEQQRATGGHQRGANATQRGLFLRPCAHQPRQQWHFEQLVVPKGA
- the LOC121586700 gene encoding polypeptide N-acetylgalactosaminyltransferase 15 isoform X1 — translated: MRLGSRPRPCRRMMLCLWLLILALSVATLALMDLVFRDQTQTPPNSPRRPLQRLSGPPDLEEIVDSWDRLKQEHDLGLAPLSSLQEDQLLFVPSTQMRDPAPPPRKGSYRVVISSAKKESAVPVLPTHGDMGRPVRLKLEGLERDMEKSALQTYGFNEVVSERISLHRRLPEARHPSCLVERYSESLPSASVVICFHDEAWSTLLRTVHSVLDTAPKEHLREVLLVDDLSQHGHLTLTQPPLSVGHLKSVLSEYVSRLEGVRLVRSTWRLGVAGCRSLGAARAVGEALVFMDSHCECHRGWLEPLLERVAQDRTRVVSPIIDVIDWQTFGYNAAQWPHRGVFDWRLDFNWETLSQQEKQKNEDSPVEPVQSPALVGGVLAIDRHFFQSVGGYDPGMLFWGAEHMELSIRVWLCGGSMEVVPCSRVAHLGRHHQPYPLPDQDVLQRNKIRIADTWLDAFRKIYYKRDTLAHFIRQSESPNITELVRLKKRLGCRNFHWFLTNIYPDLYIPQDRPSLSGELYNVGTGYCADYPGGRGPQGGTMDIAPCSGNGYQHCELNSMGEVRWGPAGRLCFDAQGERVVLTPCPAHQPPRSKPQWRVIKLSGQVVHLQTQRCLEAVKEEGGEQQRATGGHQRGANATQRGLFLRPCAHQPRQQWHFEQLVVPKGA